Proteins encoded in a region of the Ziziphus jujuba cultivar Dongzao chromosome 3, ASM3175591v1 genome:
- the LOC107422244 gene encoding IN2-2 protein-like isoform X2 has product MAQVRRIKLGSQGLEVSAQGLGCMGMSAAYGPPKPESDMISLIHHAINSGVTFLDTSDLYGPFINEILLGKALKDGVRKKVELASKFGIRFFDGKVEIRGDPQYVRAACEGSLKRLGVDSIDLYYQHRIDTRVPIEVTVGELKKLVEEGKIKYIGLSEASGATIRRAHAVHPITAVQLEWSLWSRDVEEDIIPTCRELGIGIVAYSPLGRGFLSSGPKLLDELTKEDYRKILPDYANQPPLNASTQVPTRKSRAQQKNIRAGE; this is encoded by the exons ATGGCGCAAGTGAGAAGAATCAAGCTTGGTTCACAGGGTCTAGAGGTATCGGCTCAAGGACTTGGTTGCATGGGCATGTCGGCTGCCTATGGCCCTCCAAAGCCTGAATCCGATATGATATCTCTCATCCACCATGCCATCAACTCCGGCGTCACCTTCCTCGATACCTCCGATCTCTATGGTCCTTTCATCAACGAAATCCTTCTCGGAaag GCGCTGAAAGATGGAGTGAGGAAAAAAGTAGAGCTTGCATCTAAATTTGGTATAAGGTTTTTCGACGGGAAGGTGGAGATTCGTGGCGATCCTCAGTATGTGAGAGCAGCTTGTGAGGGCAGTTTGAAGAGGCTTGGTGTTGATAGCATCGATCTCTATTACCAGCATCGGATTGACACCAGGGTCCCAATCGAAGTCACG GTGGGGGAGCTGAAGAAACTAGTTGAAGagggtaaaataaaatacattggtCTATCTGAGGCGTCTGGTGCAACAATAAGAAGAGCTCATGCTGTTCATCCAATAACAGCCGTGCAGTTGGAGTGGTCCTTGTGGTCGAGAGATGTGGAGGAAGACATAATTCCTACCTGCAG GGAACTTGGAATTGGCATTGTAGCATACAGTCCTTTAGGTAGAGGGTTCCTGTCATCTGGACCCAAATTACTAGACGAACTGACCAAGGAAGACTATCGAAAG ATTCTGCCAGACTATGCAAATCAACCGCCATTGAATG CATCTACCCAGGTTCCAACCAGAAAATCTAGAgcacaacaaaaaaatattcgAGCGGGTGAATGA
- the LOC107422244 gene encoding IN2-2 protein-like isoform X3, whose translation MAQVRRIKLGSQGLEVSAQGLGCMGMSAAYGPPKPESDMISLIHHAINSGVTFLDTSDLYGPFINEILLGKALKDGVRKKVELASKFGIRFFDGKVEIRGDPQYVRAACEGSLKRLGVDSIDLYYQHRIDTRVPIEVTVGELKKLVEEGKIKYIGLSEASGATIRRAHAVHPITAVQLEWSLWSRDVEEDIIPTCRELGIGIVAYSPLGRGFLSSGPKLLDELTKEDYRKTMQINRH comes from the exons ATGGCGCAAGTGAGAAGAATCAAGCTTGGTTCACAGGGTCTAGAGGTATCGGCTCAAGGACTTGGTTGCATGGGCATGTCGGCTGCCTATGGCCCTCCAAAGCCTGAATCCGATATGATATCTCTCATCCACCATGCCATCAACTCCGGCGTCACCTTCCTCGATACCTCCGATCTCTATGGTCCTTTCATCAACGAAATCCTTCTCGGAaag GCGCTGAAAGATGGAGTGAGGAAAAAAGTAGAGCTTGCATCTAAATTTGGTATAAGGTTTTTCGACGGGAAGGTGGAGATTCGTGGCGATCCTCAGTATGTGAGAGCAGCTTGTGAGGGCAGTTTGAAGAGGCTTGGTGTTGATAGCATCGATCTCTATTACCAGCATCGGATTGACACCAGGGTCCCAATCGAAGTCACG GTGGGGGAGCTGAAGAAACTAGTTGAAGagggtaaaataaaatacattggtCTATCTGAGGCGTCTGGTGCAACAATAAGAAGAGCTCATGCTGTTCATCCAATAACAGCCGTGCAGTTGGAGTGGTCCTTGTGGTCGAGAGATGTGGAGGAAGACATAATTCCTACCTGCAG GGAACTTGGAATTGGCATTGTAGCATACAGTCCTTTAGGTAGAGGGTTCCTGTCATCTGGACCCAAATTACTAGACGAACTGACCAAGGAAGACTATCGAAAG ACTATGCAAATCAACCGCCATTGA
- the LOC107422244 gene encoding probable aldo-keto reductase 2 isoform X1, giving the protein MAQVRRIKLGSQGLEVSAQGLGCMGMSAAYGPPKPESDMISLIHHAINSGVTFLDTSDLYGPFINEILLGKALKDGVRKKVELASKFGIRFFDGKVEIRGDPQYVRAACEGSLKRLGVDSIDLYYQHRIDTRVPIEVTVGELKKLVEEGKIKYIGLSEASGATIRRAHAVHPITAVQLEWSLWSRDVEEDIIPTCRELGIGIVAYSPLGRGFLSSGPKLLDELTKEDYRKHLPRFQPENLEHNKKIFERVNEMAARKGCTPSQLALAWVHHEGNDVCPIPGTTKIENFNQNIGALSVKLTPEEKAELEAFASMDNVKGDRYATGVPTYKQADTPPFSSWKAT; this is encoded by the exons ATGGCGCAAGTGAGAAGAATCAAGCTTGGTTCACAGGGTCTAGAGGTATCGGCTCAAGGACTTGGTTGCATGGGCATGTCGGCTGCCTATGGCCCTCCAAAGCCTGAATCCGATATGATATCTCTCATCCACCATGCCATCAACTCCGGCGTCACCTTCCTCGATACCTCCGATCTCTATGGTCCTTTCATCAACGAAATCCTTCTCGGAaag GCGCTGAAAGATGGAGTGAGGAAAAAAGTAGAGCTTGCATCTAAATTTGGTATAAGGTTTTTCGACGGGAAGGTGGAGATTCGTGGCGATCCTCAGTATGTGAGAGCAGCTTGTGAGGGCAGTTTGAAGAGGCTTGGTGTTGATAGCATCGATCTCTATTACCAGCATCGGATTGACACCAGGGTCCCAATCGAAGTCACG GTGGGGGAGCTGAAGAAACTAGTTGAAGagggtaaaataaaatacattggtCTATCTGAGGCGTCTGGTGCAACAATAAGAAGAGCTCATGCTGTTCATCCAATAACAGCCGTGCAGTTGGAGTGGTCCTTGTGGTCGAGAGATGTGGAGGAAGACATAATTCCTACCTGCAG GGAACTTGGAATTGGCATTGTAGCATACAGTCCTTTAGGTAGAGGGTTCCTGTCATCTGGACCCAAATTACTAGACGAACTGACCAAGGAAGACTATCGAAAG CATCTACCCAGGTTCCAACCAGAAAATCTAGAgcacaacaaaaaaatattcgAGCGGGTGAATGAAATGGCAGCAAGAAAAGGATGCACACCATCACAGTTGGCTCTGGCATGGGTTCATCACGAAGGAAATGATGTCTGTCCTATCCCGGGAACTACCAAAATCGAGAATTTTAACCAGAACATTGGAGCTCTTTCTGTTAAACTGACACCAGAAGAGAAGGCAGAGCTTGAAGCTTTTGCTTCAATGGATAATGTTAAGGGTGACAGATATGCAACTGGGGTTCCTACTTATAAGCAGGCAGACACGCCACCATTCTCTTCGTGGAAAGCCACTTAA
- the LOC125423434 gene encoding IN2-2 protein-like isoform X3, with amino-acid sequence MAQVRRIKLGSQGLEVSAQGLGCLGMSVFYGPPKPESDMISLIHHAINSGVTFLDTFDAYGPFTNEILLGKALKDGVREKVELATKFGLRYSDGKREIRGDPQYVRAACEGNLKRLGVDSIDLYYQHQIDTRVPIEVTVGELKKLVEEGKIKYIGLSEASAATIRRAHAVHPITAVQLEWSLWSRDVEEDIIPTCRELGIGIVAYSPLGRGFLSSGPKLLDELTKEDYRKTMQINRH; translated from the exons ATGGCGCAAGTGAGAAGAATCAAGCTCGGTTCACAAGGTCTAGAGGTATCGGCTCAAGGACTTGGCTGCTTGGGCATGTCGGTTTTCTATGGCCCTCCAAAGCCTGAATCCGATATGATATCTCTCATCCACCATGCCATCAACTCCGGCGTCACTTTCCTCGATACCTTCGACGCCTATGGTCCTTTCACCAACGAAATCCTTCTCGGAAAG GCACTGAAAGATGGAGTGAGGGAAAAAGTAGAGCTTGCTACTAAATTTGGTTTAAGATATTCCGACGGAAAGAGGGAGATTCGCGGCGATCCTCAGTATGTGAGAGCAGCTTGTGAGGGCAATTTGAAGAGGCTTGGTGTTGACAGCATCGATCTCTATTACCAGCATCAGATCGACACCAGGGTCCCAATTGAAGTCACG GTGGGGGAGCTGAAGAAACTAGTTGAAGagggtaaaataaaatacattggtCTATCTGAGGCGTCTGCTGCAACAATAAGAAGAGCTCATGCTGTTCATCCAATAACAGCCGTGCAGTTGGAGTGGTCCTTGTGGTCGAGAGATGTGGAGGAAGACATAATTCCTACCTGCAG GGAACTTGGAATTGGCATTGTAGCATACAGTCCATTAGGTAGAGGGTTCCTGTCATCTGGACCCAAATTACTAGACGAACTGACCAAGGAAGACTATCGAAAG ACTATGCAAATCAACCGCCATTGA
- the LOC125423434 gene encoding auxin-induced protein PCNT115-like isoform X1, with product MAQVRRIKLGSQGLEVSAQGLGCLGMSVFYGPPKPESDMISLIHHAINSGVTFLDTFDAYGPFTNEILLGKALKDGVREKVELATKFGLRYSDGKREIRGDPQYVRAACEGNLKRLGVDSIDLYYQHQIDTRVPIEVTVGELKKLVEEGKIKYIGLSEASAATIRRAHAVHPITAVQLEWSLWSRDVEEDIIPTCRELGIGIVAYSPLGRGFLSSGPKLLDELTKEDYRKHLPRFQPENLEHNKKIFERVNEMAARKGCTPSQLALAWVHHEGNDVCPIPGTTKIENFNQNIGALSVKLTPEEKAELEAFASMDNVKGDRYATGFLLISRQTRRHSLRGKPLKDMPSAMSSFAS from the exons ATGGCGCAAGTGAGAAGAATCAAGCTCGGTTCACAAGGTCTAGAGGTATCGGCTCAAGGACTTGGCTGCTTGGGCATGTCGGTTTTCTATGGCCCTCCAAAGCCTGAATCCGATATGATATCTCTCATCCACCATGCCATCAACTCCGGCGTCACTTTCCTCGATACCTTCGACGCCTATGGTCCTTTCACCAACGAAATCCTTCTCGGAAAG GCACTGAAAGATGGAGTGAGGGAAAAAGTAGAGCTTGCTACTAAATTTGGTTTAAGATATTCCGACGGAAAGAGGGAGATTCGCGGCGATCCTCAGTATGTGAGAGCAGCTTGTGAGGGCAATTTGAAGAGGCTTGGTGTTGACAGCATCGATCTCTATTACCAGCATCAGATCGACACCAGGGTCCCAATTGAAGTCACG GTGGGGGAGCTGAAGAAACTAGTTGAAGagggtaaaataaaatacattggtCTATCTGAGGCGTCTGCTGCAACAATAAGAAGAGCTCATGCTGTTCATCCAATAACAGCCGTGCAGTTGGAGTGGTCCTTGTGGTCGAGAGATGTGGAGGAAGACATAATTCCTACCTGCAG GGAACTTGGAATTGGCATTGTAGCATACAGTCCATTAGGTAGAGGGTTCCTGTCATCTGGACCCAAATTACTAGACGAACTGACCAAGGAAGACTATCGAAAG CATCTACCCAGGTTCCAACCAGAAAATCTAGAgcacaacaaaaaaatattcgAGCGGGTGAATGAAATGGCAGCAAGAAAAGGATGCACACCATCACAGTTGGCTCTGGCATGGGTTCATCACGAAGGAAATGATGTCTGTCCTATCCCGGGAACTACCAAAATCGAGAATTTTAACCAGAACATTGGAGCTCTTTCTGTTAAACTGACACCAGAAGAGAAGGCAGAGCTTGAAGCTTTTGCTTCAATGGATAATGTTAAGGGTGACAGATATGCAACTGGGTTCCTACTTATAAGCAGGCAGACACGCCGCCATTCTCTTCGTGGAAAGCCACTTAAGGACATGCCGTCTGCTATGTCTAGTTTTGCCTCTTAG
- the LOC125423434 gene encoding IN2-2 protein-like isoform X2, whose protein sequence is MAQVRRIKLGSQGLEVSAQGLGCLGMSVFYGPPKPESDMISLIHHAINSGVTFLDTFDAYGPFTNEILLGKALKDGVREKVELATKFGLRYSDGKREIRGDPQYVRAACEGNLKRLGVDSIDLYYQHQIDTRVPIEVTVGELKKLVEEGKIKYIGLSEASAATIRRAHAVHPITAVQLEWSLWSRDVEEDIIPTCRELGIGIVAYSPLGRGFLSSGPKLLDELTKEDYRKILPDYANQPPLNASTQVPTRKSRAQQKNIRAGE, encoded by the exons ATGGCGCAAGTGAGAAGAATCAAGCTCGGTTCACAAGGTCTAGAGGTATCGGCTCAAGGACTTGGCTGCTTGGGCATGTCGGTTTTCTATGGCCCTCCAAAGCCTGAATCCGATATGATATCTCTCATCCACCATGCCATCAACTCCGGCGTCACTTTCCTCGATACCTTCGACGCCTATGGTCCTTTCACCAACGAAATCCTTCTCGGAAAG GCACTGAAAGATGGAGTGAGGGAAAAAGTAGAGCTTGCTACTAAATTTGGTTTAAGATATTCCGACGGAAAGAGGGAGATTCGCGGCGATCCTCAGTATGTGAGAGCAGCTTGTGAGGGCAATTTGAAGAGGCTTGGTGTTGACAGCATCGATCTCTATTACCAGCATCAGATCGACACCAGGGTCCCAATTGAAGTCACG GTGGGGGAGCTGAAGAAACTAGTTGAAGagggtaaaataaaatacattggtCTATCTGAGGCGTCTGCTGCAACAATAAGAAGAGCTCATGCTGTTCATCCAATAACAGCCGTGCAGTTGGAGTGGTCCTTGTGGTCGAGAGATGTGGAGGAAGACATAATTCCTACCTGCAG GGAACTTGGAATTGGCATTGTAGCATACAGTCCATTAGGTAGAGGGTTCCTGTCATCTGGACCCAAATTACTAGACGAACTGACCAAGGAAGACTATCGAAAG ATTCTGCCAGACTATGCAAATCAACCGCCATTGAATG CATCTACCCAGGTTCCAACCAGAAAATCTAGAgcacaacaaaaaaatattcgAGCGGGTGAATGA